In one Sphingobacterium daejeonense genomic region, the following are encoded:
- a CDS encoding LytR/AlgR family response regulator transcription factor: MIKAIAIDDEPIALDIIRRYSDRVPYINLEKQFLNGLEARDYLMENDVKLLFLDVRMPDINGIDLFKGLEEKPLVIFSTAYSEYALSGFELEALDYLLKPYSFERFEKACLRAKEMLELKGILENNPTLFVKDGYQMVKIDLKEISVLQAVGNYLRFVMDGREVLARMTIKEFLSEWADNNFIQVHRSYVINTDKVSKLDRHVIWIDDIEIPIGGSFQDFVKEKFKL; the protein is encoded by the coding sequence ATGATTAAAGCTATAGCGATCGATGATGAACCCATTGCATTGGATATCATCAGAAGATACTCCGATCGAGTTCCCTATATAAATTTGGAGAAGCAGTTCTTGAATGGTTTGGAAGCAAGGGATTATTTAATGGAGAATGATGTTAAGTTGTTGTTTTTGGATGTTAGAATGCCTGATATCAACGGTATTGATTTATTCAAGGGGTTAGAAGAGAAACCCTTGGTTATATTTTCTACGGCATATTCTGAATATGCGCTTTCAGGTTTCGAATTAGAGGCATTAGATTATTTGTTGAAGCCTTATAGCTTTGAGCGTTTTGAAAAGGCATGTTTAAGAGCTAAGGAGATGTTGGAGCTGAAGGGTATACTAGAGAACAATCCTACCTTATTTGTAAAGGATGGCTATCAAATGGTAAAAATAGATCTTAAAGAGATTTCTGTTCTTCAAGCTGTGGGGAATTACCTTCGATTTGTGATGGATGGCAGGGAGGTATTGGCACGAATGACGATCAAGGAGTTTCTTTCAGAATGGGCGGACAATAATTTTATTCAAGTTCATCGTTCATATGTTATTAATACGGACAAGGTCAGTAAATTGGACAGGCATGTTATTTGGATCGATGATATAGAAATCCCTATTGGTGGAAGCTTTCAAGATTTTGTTAAAGAAAAGTTTAAATTATAG
- a CDS encoding MmcQ/YjbR family DNA-binding protein, whose protein sequence is MHIEELREYCISKALTTEETPFGPDTLVFKVLGKVFLLVGLDQVDELTFNVKCDPEYAIELREKYEHTVFPGYHMNKKHWNTVHANRQLSDQALRELIDHSFDLIVASLSKKDQQKFIDHK, encoded by the coding sequence ATGCATATTGAGGAATTGCGTGAATATTGTATCAGCAAGGCATTAACGACAGAGGAGACACCTTTTGGTCCAGACACCTTAGTTTTTAAAGTTTTGGGTAAGGTTTTTTTACTGGTTGGTCTGGATCAGGTTGATGAATTGACTTTTAATGTTAAATGTGATCCTGAGTATGCTATTGAATTGCGGGAGAAGTATGAGCACACTGTTTTTCCGGGTTATCATATGAATAAGAAGCATTGGAACACTGTACATGCCAATCGTCAGTTATCGGATCAAGCCCTTCGAGAATTAATAGATCATAGTTTTGACTTAATCGTTGCTTCATTATCAAAAAAAGATCAGCAGAAATTTATAGATCATAAATAG
- a CDS encoding thioredoxin family protein — MTFDEYLSYFEDILNNTEAHEAYSTNADYLNYTKLNWSRMNRWLKKFEPSAEMKVCIDNIKDPQHWILITEPWCGDAAHSVPQIYKIVKDNPFIDLDIQLRDTEPFLIDDYLTNGGKSIPKLIIRNDVGHDKVVWGPRPDALQNIFEQQKAEGKPFEEIKEAIQKWYNEDKGEEIQKELTKLLSE, encoded by the coding sequence ATGACTTTTGACGAATACCTGAGTTACTTCGAGGATATCTTAAACAATACAGAAGCACACGAAGCATACTCAACTAACGCTGACTATCTAAACTACACAAAACTAAATTGGTCTAGAATGAACAGATGGCTGAAAAAATTTGAACCATCTGCAGAAATGAAAGTATGCATCGATAATATAAAAGATCCACAACATTGGATCTTAATAACGGAACCTTGGTGTGGTGATGCAGCTCACTCTGTACCACAGATCTATAAAATTGTAAAAGACAACCCTTTTATTGATCTTGATATCCAACTGAGAGATACTGAACCTTTCTTGATCGATGACTACTTGACAAACGGAGGAAAATCAATCCCTAAACTTATTATTCGTAATGACGTAGGTCACGACAAAGTAGTATGGGGACCAAGACCAGATGCGCTGCAAAATATATTTGAACAACAAAAAGCAGAGGGAAAACCTTTTGAAGAAATTAAAGAAGCCATTCAAAAATGGTACAACGAAGATAAAGGTGAAGAAATCCAAAAAGAATTAACAAAATTATTAAGTGAATAA
- the dnaK gene encoding molecular chaperone DnaK, with amino-acid sequence MSKIIGIDLGTTNSCVAVMEGNEPVVIANNEGKRTTPSVVAFVAGGERKVGDPAKRQAITNPQNTIYSIKRFMGVTYNEAKGEIDKVPYKVVKGDNDTPRVEIGDRKYTPQEISAMIVQKMKKTAEDYLGQEVTRAVITVPAYFNDAQRQATKEAGEIAGLKVERIINEPTAAALAYGLEKADKDMKIVVFDCGGGTHDVSVLELGDGVFEVKSTDGDTHLGGDDFDNAIINWLADEFADENGGLDLRKDPMALQRLKDAAEKAKIELSSTTSTEINLPYITADGSGPKHLVRTLSRAKFESLVGPLIDRTIEPCRTALKNAGFSTSDIDEIILVGGSTRIPAIQEAVKKFFGKEPSKGVNPDEVVALGAAIQGGVLTGEVKDVLLLDVTPLSLGIETMGGVMTKLIEANTTIPTRKSEVFSTASDNQPSVEIHVLQGERPMAAQNRTLGRFQLTDIPPAPRGIPQIEVVFDIDANGIIKVSAIDKATGKEQNIRIEASSGLSEEEVKKMKQEAEANAEADKKVKEEVDKLNGADALIFSTEKQLKEYGDKISADKKAPIESGLEKLKKAHADKNFPEIETATTELNNAWSAASEEMYAASQQGAGQQQPQGDAGQANNGGGNQGGGADDVQDVDFEEVK; translated from the coding sequence ATGTCAAAAATTATAGGAATCGACTTAGGAACTACCAACTCATGTGTAGCCGTAATGGAAGGTAATGAGCCGGTAGTAATTGCGAATAACGAAGGGAAACGCACAACACCTTCAGTTGTAGCATTTGTAGCAGGCGGGGAACGCAAGGTTGGAGATCCAGCAAAACGTCAAGCTATCACTAACCCACAGAACACGATCTATTCGATCAAGAGATTTATGGGTGTAACATATAATGAGGCTAAGGGCGAGATTGATAAAGTTCCTTATAAAGTAGTAAAGGGCGACAATGATACACCACGTGTTGAAATTGGCGACCGTAAATATACTCCACAAGAAATTTCAGCTATGATTGTTCAGAAGATGAAGAAAACAGCTGAAGATTACTTAGGGCAAGAAGTAACGCGTGCAGTAATTACAGTTCCTGCATATTTTAATGATGCTCAGCGTCAAGCTACAAAAGAGGCTGGTGAGATTGCTGGTTTGAAAGTGGAGCGTATCATCAATGAGCCTACAGCTGCAGCATTGGCTTATGGACTTGAGAAAGCAGACAAAGACATGAAGATTGTTGTTTTTGACTGTGGTGGTGGTACACATGACGTTTCAGTATTAGAATTAGGTGATGGTGTTTTTGAGGTAAAATCAACTGACGGTGACACTCACTTAGGAGGAGATGACTTTGATAACGCGATCATTAATTGGTTAGCAGATGAATTTGCTGACGAGAATGGTGGTTTAGATTTAAGGAAAGATCCTATGGCTTTGCAACGTTTGAAAGACGCTGCTGAGAAGGCTAAAATTGAATTGTCAAGCACAACATCAACAGAGATTAACTTACCATATATTACTGCTGATGGTTCAGGTCCTAAACACTTGGTTCGTACCTTATCACGTGCTAAATTCGAGAGTTTAGTTGGTCCACTTATTGACCGTACTATTGAGCCATGTCGTACTGCATTGAAAAACGCTGGTTTCAGCACATCAGATATCGATGAGATTATTTTAGTAGGTGGTTCTACACGTATTCCAGCGATCCAAGAAGCTGTTAAAAAATTCTTTGGAAAAGAGCCATCAAAAGGTGTTAACCCAGATGAGGTTGTAGCATTAGGTGCTGCTATTCAAGGTGGTGTTTTGACAGGTGAAGTAAAAGATGTATTATTATTAGACGTTACTCCACTTTCCTTAGGTATTGAAACTATGGGTGGTGTTATGACTAAATTAATTGAAGCTAACACGACTATTCCGACTCGTAAATCGGAAGTATTCTCAACGGCTTCGGACAACCAACCATCAGTAGAGATCCATGTATTGCAAGGGGAAAGACCAATGGCTGCACAGAACCGTACGTTAGGACGTTTCCAATTGACAGACATCCCTCCTGCTCCACGTGGTATTCCTCAAATTGAGGTAGTATTTGATATTGATGCTAACGGTATTATCAAGGTATCAGCTATCGACAAGGCTACTGGTAAAGAGCAAAACATTCGTATCGAAGCTTCTTCAGGACTATCCGAAGAGGAAGTTAAGAAAATGAAGCAAGAAGCGGAGGCAAATGCTGAAGCGGATAAAAAAGTGAAAGAGGAAGTAGATAAATTGAATGGTGCAGATGCTTTAATCTTCTCGACTGAAAAACAATTGAAAGAGTATGGCGACAAAATTTCTGCTGACAAGAAAGCTCCTATCGAATCTGGTTTAGAGAAGTTGAAGAAAGCACATGCTGACAAAAACTTCCCAGAGATCGAGACTGCGACTACAGAATTGAACAATGCTTGGAGTGCCGCATCTGAAGAGATGTATGCTGCTTCACAACAAGGTGCTGGACAGCAACAGCCACAAGGTGATGCTGGTCAAGCGAACAATGGCGGTGGCAACCAAGGTGGTGGCGCTGACGATGTTCAAGATGTAGATTTCGAAGAGGTAAAATAA
- a CDS encoding TIGR02117 family protein has translation MKKIMMVILYIFIGLIGFAAIYFAADFILSRISANHNDNNQNKNITAYILSNGVHTDIVLPIKNELQDWTEIFPLENTKGNAQDHNFVSIGWGDKGFYLNTPEWKDLTLKTALIAGLGIGETALHITYYKNMVEDDLCYKIQIDTNQYNAIKDYVLEALDKDENGKPILIKTNAQYGDDDAFYEAKGAYNLFYSCNTWSNVALKKANMPSAVWTVFDTGILRHYKK, from the coding sequence ATGAAGAAAATTATGATGGTAATCCTGTATATTTTTATTGGACTCATTGGTTTTGCCGCCATCTATTTTGCTGCTGACTTTATTCTTTCAAGAATAAGCGCAAATCATAATGATAACAACCAAAATAAAAATATTACAGCCTATATTTTGTCCAATGGCGTACATACAGATATTGTTTTGCCAATTAAAAATGAACTGCAAGATTGGACAGAAATCTTCCCATTAGAAAATACAAAAGGAAATGCTCAAGACCATAATTTTGTTTCCATAGGATGGGGAGATAAAGGCTTTTATTTAAATACGCCTGAATGGAAAGACTTAACATTGAAAACCGCATTGATCGCAGGTCTAGGAATAGGAGAAACAGCATTACATATCACCTATTACAAGAATATGGTCGAAGATGATTTATGCTATAAAATTCAAATCGACACCAATCAATATAACGCAATAAAAGATTATGTACTGGAAGCATTAGATAAAGACGAAAATGGAAAACCAATTCTTATTAAAACAAATGCACAGTACGGAGATGACGACGCTTTCTATGAAGCGAAAGGAGCTTATAACCTGTTTTATTCTTGCAATACTTGGTCAAATGTCGCATTGAAGAAAGCAAATATGCCTTCAGCAGTCTGGACAGTATTCGATACAGGTATTTTAAGACATTATAAAAAATAG
- a CDS encoding helicase HerA-like domain-containing protein translates to MKEQFIQKITTSYSPKGPFIQLGSGILNGEIVTEAKVNLALKMMNRHGLIAGATGTGKTRTLQLMAEQLSDAGVPVFMLDVKGDLSGLAQPGKTNDALIERGNAVGIPFQPAEFPIEIFSLSGKLGAPMRVTVEDFGPVLLARILDLNDTQAGVLSAIFKYADDTQLPIVDFQDLKKLLSYLSDGPGAEEIKNDYGKISTASANTILRKIVAIEQQGLAHIFGEKEFDIEDLFGKIDGKGVITLLNISDIQDQPLLFSTFLLSLLAQLFKNLPEVGDLDKPKLVFFFDEAHLLFNGASKAFLTQIEQIVRLIRSKGVGVFFCTQAATDIPESVLGQLGNRVQHALRAFTPNDADNLRKTVKTYPTSEFYEIDKVLTSLGTGQALITVLNDKGIPTEVVATHLVPARAIMGPCSTEKYQELIQNSEYRGKYQERVERETASEILEERQKVNEAKAEAEATKAAQEKAASKSSSSRSRRQTPLEAAQNQASRTLAREGAKLLGKIATGILNSIFKKR, encoded by the coding sequence ATGAAAGAACAATTTATTCAAAAAATAACAACTTCTTATAGCCCTAAAGGGCCTTTTATTCAATTAGGATCAGGAATCTTAAACGGTGAAATTGTTACTGAGGCAAAGGTAAATCTTGCCCTCAAAATGATGAACCGACATGGACTTATTGCCGGAGCAACAGGAACAGGGAAAACTAGAACCCTACAATTGATGGCTGAGCAACTCTCCGATGCAGGAGTGCCAGTGTTTATGCTGGATGTGAAAGGTGACCTATCCGGCCTCGCTCAGCCAGGAAAAACAAATGATGCCCTAATCGAACGTGGAAATGCTGTCGGTATTCCCTTTCAACCAGCAGAATTCCCAATAGAAATATTCTCTCTGTCAGGAAAACTTGGAGCACCAATGCGAGTGACTGTAGAAGATTTTGGTCCTGTATTGTTAGCCCGCATATTAGATCTGAATGATACGCAAGCTGGAGTATTGAGTGCTATATTTAAATATGCAGATGATACACAGTTACCAATAGTAGATTTCCAAGACCTCAAAAAACTCCTTAGCTATTTGTCAGACGGACCAGGAGCAGAGGAAATAAAAAATGATTATGGCAAGATTTCAACAGCAAGTGCAAACACCATATTGAGAAAAATTGTAGCTATAGAACAACAGGGATTAGCACATATTTTCGGAGAGAAAGAATTCGATATAGAAGATCTATTTGGAAAAATTGATGGAAAAGGAGTGATTACACTTTTGAATATCTCCGATATCCAGGATCAACCTTTATTGTTCTCTACATTTCTATTAAGCTTATTAGCCCAACTCTTCAAAAACCTTCCCGAAGTAGGAGATTTAGACAAACCAAAGTTAGTCTTCTTTTTCGATGAAGCACATTTACTATTCAATGGGGCATCAAAAGCTTTCTTGACACAAATCGAACAAATTGTAAGATTGATCAGGTCAAAAGGAGTAGGCGTATTCTTCTGTACTCAAGCAGCAACAGATATTCCTGAATCTGTCTTGGGACAATTAGGAAATAGAGTGCAACACGCCCTAAGAGCATTTACCCCAAACGATGCGGACAACTTAAGAAAAACAGTTAAAACGTATCCAACCTCTGAGTTCTATGAAATCGATAAAGTTTTAACCTCATTAGGAACAGGTCAAGCATTAATAACAGTATTAAATGATAAAGGTATCCCAACAGAGGTAGTTGCAACTCATTTAGTTCCCGCTAGAGCGATTATGGGGCCTTGTTCGACAGAAAAATATCAAGAACTTATTCAGAACTCTGAATATAGAGGCAAATACCAAGAAAGAGTAGAAAGAGAAACAGCCTCTGAAATTTTAGAAGAAAGACAAAAAGTTAATGAGGCCAAAGCTGAAGCTGAAGCAACAAAAGCGGCCCAAGAGAAAGCAGCCAGTAAAAGCAGCTCCTCGAGATCCAGAAGACAAACACCTTTGGAAGCAGCCCAAAATCAAGCCAGCAGAACATTGGCAAGAGAAGGAGCTAAGCTCTTAGGAAAAATCGCAACAGGAATCCTAAACTCCATATTCAAAAAGAGATAA
- a CDS encoding SulP family inorganic anion transporter, whose protein sequence is MFGTRTSAFLKLSKRDLKYDFPSSIVVFLVALPLCLGIAMASGAPLFAGILTGIIGGIVVASISGSPLSVSGPAAGLTVIVLGAIEKLGAYETFILAVLIAGAIQLILGIIKAGMIGNYFPSAVILGMLAAIGITIILKQIPLAFGLSETNAFDFENGGIAAFTNTVLSSVNWGATIICFLSLAILIFWPSIKKLNKVPAPLVVVLLGVGLGYAFQGTNFALSESHFVSIPVVSSIAEFQGLFIFPDFTQIFNKEVWIVAFTIAIIASLETLLSIEAVDKLDPLKRNSPTNRELVAQGIGNMTSGFLGGLPMTSVIVRSSANANAGGRTRQSAILHGIWLLVALLAIPSIINLIPLAGLAAILLHTGFKLAKPALFKQMMKKGLDQFIPFVVTVVAVVFTDLLTGVGIGILVATFYILRANMHNAYHLNIKTTDQSESETAVFHVS, encoded by the coding sequence ATGTTTGGTACACGTACGTCCGCTTTTTTGAAATTATCAAAAAGGGACTTAAAATATGATTTCCCTTCTAGTATTGTAGTATTCTTAGTGGCATTGCCATTATGTTTGGGGATTGCAATGGCGTCGGGAGCGCCTTTGTTTGCAGGTATTTTAACTGGTATAATTGGTGGTATTGTAGTTGCCTCAATTTCAGGTTCTCCATTATCAGTTAGTGGTCCTGCTGCAGGATTGACTGTTATTGTCTTAGGGGCAATTGAGAAGTTAGGAGCATATGAGACCTTTATTTTGGCTGTTCTCATTGCTGGAGCGATCCAATTGATTTTAGGAATTATCAAAGCCGGTATGATTGGGAATTACTTTCCATCTGCTGTTATTTTGGGTATGCTTGCTGCGATTGGTATTACGATTATCTTAAAGCAAATTCCATTAGCTTTCGGTTTATCAGAAACTAATGCATTTGATTTTGAGAATGGAGGAATTGCTGCATTTACGAATACCGTTCTTTCCAGTGTAAATTGGGGAGCCACTATTATATGTTTCTTATCCTTGGCGATATTAATATTTTGGCCTAGCATCAAAAAATTAAATAAAGTTCCTGCACCACTGGTTGTTGTGTTATTAGGAGTTGGTTTAGGTTATGCATTTCAAGGAACGAACTTTGCATTAAGCGAGAGCCATTTTGTTAGCATTCCAGTTGTTTCCTCGATAGCTGAATTCCAGGGCTTGTTTATTTTTCCTGATTTCACGCAGATCTTCAATAAAGAGGTTTGGATTGTTGCTTTTACGATTGCTATTATTGCGAGTTTGGAGACTTTATTGAGTATTGAAGCGGTTGATAAGTTAGATCCATTAAAGCGTAACTCACCTACAAACCGTGAGCTTGTTGCTCAGGGTATTGGTAATATGACTAGTGGTTTCCTTGGAGGATTACCGATGACGTCCGTAATTGTTCGTTCATCGGCAAATGCCAATGCAGGTGGTCGCACAAGACAATCCGCTATACTTCATGGTATTTGGTTATTGGTAGCCTTATTAGCTATTCCTAGCATTATCAATTTGATTCCATTAGCAGGACTAGCGGCTATATTATTGCATACAGGATTTAAATTGGCAAAACCAGCTTTGTTCAAGCAAATGATGAAAAAAGGGTTGGATCAATTTATTCCATTTGTAGTAACAGTTGTTGCGGTAGTATTTACAGATTTGTTAACTGGTGTTGGTATTGGTATTTTGGTTGCTACTTTTTACATTTTGCGTGCTAATATGCACAATGCTTACCATCTTAACATTAAGACTACGGATCAATCTGAGAGCGAAACTGCGGTTTTTCACGTTAGCTGA
- a CDS encoding glutamine--tRNA ligase/YqeY domain fusion protein: MLEEEKSLNFIEEIIEEDLREGKHDGRVLTRFPPEPNGYLHIGHAKSICLNFSLAQRYNGKTNLRFDDTNPVTEDVEYVDSIKKDIQWLGFQWADELYTSDYFDTLYAFAVELIKKDLAYVDDSNSEEIAASKGSPTVPGVPTVYRSRSIEENLRLFEEMRDGKYKDGEKVLRAKIDLASPNMHMRDPILYRIKHAHHHRTGDKWCIYPMYDFAHGQSDSIEKITHSVCTLEFIPHRPLYDWLIDRLEIFPSKQYEFARLNLSYTVMSKRKLLQLVNEKFVESWDDPRMPTISGLRRRGYTPESIRNFCERIGIQKRENMIDVSLLEFCIREDLNKTAWRRMAVLDPIKLIINNYPDGKVEELNGENNPEVEGGEGSRVIPFSKELWIERDDFMEDAPKKFFRLGPGLSVRLKHGYIVTCTDFKKDENGNVTEVYCDYVPNSKSGEDTSGMKVKGTIHWVSVPHAKEVEVRLYDRLFQDENPAAAEDFKSSINPNSLHIIEKAYAEPDLANAEVGKGYQFIRLGYFTLDDKHSNNEKLVFNRTVTLKDSWAKEAKKG; this comes from the coding sequence ATGTTAGAAGAAGAAAAATCATTGAATTTTATTGAAGAGATTATCGAAGAGGATCTTCGAGAGGGGAAGCATGATGGGCGTGTCCTCACCCGTTTCCCACCTGAGCCGAATGGCTATCTTCATATTGGGCATGCAAAGTCAATCTGTCTAAATTTTTCTTTAGCACAGCGTTATAATGGCAAGACTAATTTACGTTTTGACGACACCAACCCCGTAACTGAGGATGTTGAGTACGTAGATAGCATCAAGAAAGATATTCAATGGTTAGGATTCCAATGGGCTGATGAGCTTTATACTTCCGACTATTTTGACACTTTGTATGCTTTTGCTGTTGAACTGATTAAGAAGGACCTAGCATATGTTGATGACAGTAACTCGGAGGAAATTGCTGCTTCGAAGGGGAGTCCAACAGTACCTGGAGTACCTACAGTATATCGCAGCCGTAGTATCGAAGAGAACTTGAGACTATTCGAAGAAATGCGTGATGGAAAATATAAGGATGGCGAGAAAGTATTACGAGCTAAAATTGATCTTGCGAGTCCTAATATGCATATGCGCGATCCTATTTTATACCGTATCAAGCATGCACACCATCACCGTACGGGTGATAAGTGGTGTATATATCCTATGTATGATTTTGCACATGGCCAATCAGACTCCATTGAAAAAATCACACATTCAGTTTGTACATTGGAATTCATTCCACACAGGCCATTATATGATTGGTTAATTGATAGATTGGAGATTTTCCCATCCAAACAATATGAATTTGCGAGATTGAATCTTTCCTATACGGTTATGAGTAAGCGCAAGTTACTACAATTGGTAAATGAGAAGTTTGTTGAGAGCTGGGATGATCCACGTATGCCTACTATTTCAGGTTTGCGCAGAAGGGGTTATACTCCTGAAAGCATTCGTAATTTCTGTGAGCGCATTGGGATTCAGAAGCGTGAAAACATGATTGATGTTAGTTTATTGGAGTTCTGCATCCGTGAGGACCTCAATAAGACTGCATGGCGTAGGATGGCTGTATTGGATCCTATCAAATTAATTATCAATAATTATCCGGACGGGAAAGTTGAAGAACTAAACGGTGAGAACAATCCTGAAGTTGAGGGAGGTGAAGGTAGCAGAGTGATTCCATTTTCGAAAGAATTATGGATTGAGCGTGATGATTTCATGGAAGATGCGCCTAAGAAATTCTTCCGTTTAGGACCAGGTCTTTCTGTTCGTTTAAAACATGGATATATTGTTACGTGTACAGATTTCAAAAAGGATGAAAATGGAAATGTAACTGAGGTTTACTGTGACTATGTTCCAAATTCAAAATCTGGGGAGGATACATCTGGAATGAAAGTTAAGGGAACTATCCATTGGGTTTCCGTTCCTCATGCTAAAGAGGTTGAGGTTCGTTTATATGACCGTTTGTTCCAAGATGAAAATCCAGCTGCTGCTGAAGATTTCAAATCATCTATCAATCCAAACAGTTTGCACATTATCGAGAAAGCATATGCTGAACCTGATCTAGCAAATGCTGAAGTTGGAAAAGGGTATCAGTTTATTAGACTTGGATACTTTACGCTAGATGACAAACATTCAAATAACGAAAAGTTAGTTTTCAATAGAACAGTTACCTTAAAGGACTCTTGGGCAAAAGAGGCTAAAAAGGGATAA